In Selenomonas sp. TAMA-11512, a genomic segment contains:
- a CDS encoding extracellular solute-binding protein, producing the protein MRRENIYRRLISAAVCLLLVLLAGYCAHALTRPTELRVAVFAGSHWEVPENAPYHVLDAAIERFRASHPDVEVTYASGIRKEDYREFVAGELVKGRAPDVFLVLREDFDRYAEMGVLEPLDAYIKEDAELDAALYYPALLAAGQVGGRQYALPLECSPQMMFVNTSLLAEEGIPLPKSDWTWQELLSVTSRVTRDTDGDGRIDRFGIYDYGWMDAARTNGVNLSEREAWLHAFDEVPMQEAILFAANLTREGEMQRARSVDFDAGRVAFRPFTFAAYRAYKPYPWSVKKYTTFSWEILPMPRGGRGENRSSVDVLLVGMSAESAHKELAYAFLKELAYSREGQREILVYAMGLPTRRDIIRSETMNEVLYTESGERRLSSESVHEVLERAVHLPHFARAEEAERLATKTIQPLLSDPQDVSEILIRLGRKVRILLEI; encoded by the coding sequence ATGAGACGGGAGAATATATACAGAAGGCTTATCTCGGCCGCCGTATGCTTGCTTCTCGTGCTGCTCGCGGGCTATTGTGCCCATGCGCTGACGCGGCCGACGGAGCTGCGTGTCGCGGTCTTCGCGGGCAGTCACTGGGAAGTGCCGGAGAACGCGCCGTACCACGTGCTGGACGCGGCGATCGAGCGGTTCCGCGCGTCGCATCCGGACGTGGAAGTCACCTACGCGAGCGGGATTCGCAAGGAGGACTATCGCGAGTTCGTCGCGGGAGAGCTCGTCAAGGGCAGGGCGCCGGACGTGTTCCTCGTGCTTCGCGAGGACTTCGACCGATATGCGGAGATGGGCGTCTTGGAGCCGCTGGACGCCTATATAAAAGAGGACGCGGAGCTCGATGCGGCGCTGTACTATCCGGCGCTTTTGGCGGCGGGACAGGTAGGCGGCAGACAGTACGCGCTCCCTCTCGAGTGCTCGCCGCAGATGATGTTCGTCAACACGTCGCTTCTCGCGGAGGAGGGAATCCCGCTCCCGAAGAGCGACTGGACGTGGCAGGAGCTTCTCTCCGTTACCTCGCGCGTCACGCGGGATACGGACGGCGACGGCCGGATTGACCGGTTCGGCATCTACGATTACGGCTGGATGGACGCGGCGCGGACGAACGGCGTCAACTTGTCCGAGAGGGAGGCGTGGCTGCATGCCTTTGACGAGGTTCCCATGCAGGAGGCGATTCTCTTTGCGGCAAATCTCACGCGGGAAGGCGAAATGCAGCGGGCGAGAAGCGTTGACTTCGATGCGGGCAGGGTCGCGTTCCGCCCGTTTACATTCGCCGCATATCGCGCGTACAAACCGTACCCGTGGAGCGTCAAGAAGTACACGACATTTTCCTGGGAGATTCTGCCGATGCCGCGGGGCGGGCGCGGGGAGAACCGATCGAGCGTCGATGTGCTGCTCGTCGGCATGTCCGCGGAGAGCGCGCATAAGGAGCTCGCTTATGCCTTTTTGAAGGAGCTTGCCTATAGCCGGGAGGGACAGCGGGAGATCCTCGTCTACGCGATGGGGCTTCCCACGAGGCGGGACATCATCCGCTCCGAGACAATGAATGAGGTGCTCTACACGGAGAGCGGAGAACGCCGCCTTTCGTCCGAGTCTGTCCACGAGGTCTTGGAGCGGGCCGTGCATCTGCCGCACTTCGCTCGCGCGGAAGAGGCGGAGCGGCTGGCGACAAAAACGATACAGCCGCTTCTGAGCGATCCGCAGGATGTATCGGAGATACTGATTCGACTGGGTCGAAAAGTGAGAATACTATTAGAGATATAG
- a CDS encoding response regulator transcription factor: MKIMLADDQELIRESLKVILSMQEDMEVLGVCPDGQALLDRLADLAARGEALPDCLLLDIRMPGIDGVEVTRRVKALYPEVRILMLTTFDDDEYVYKALQFGASGYLLKGVSVEELTSAVRRVVEGGTIVNPELLDKVMRLFRQMTRGSAREELLIPVNAAGGNALTKTERQIAQLVGRGLSNKEIAAKLHFSEGTIRNGLSAALAKLELRDRTQLAIWAVQTGLAKETLP; encoded by the coding sequence ATGAAGATCATGCTGGCGGACGATCAGGAGCTCATACGCGAGAGCCTGAAGGTCATCCTCTCCATGCAGGAGGACATGGAGGTGCTTGGCGTCTGCCCCGACGGACAGGCGCTCTTGGACAGGCTGGCGGATCTGGCTGCGCGCGGTGAGGCGCTGCCCGATTGTCTCCTCCTCGATATCCGCATGCCGGGGATTGACGGCGTCGAGGTGACGAGACGCGTCAAGGCGCTCTATCCCGAAGTGCGCATCTTGATGCTGACAACATTTGACGACGATGAATACGTCTACAAGGCGCTCCAGTTCGGCGCGAGCGGCTATCTTCTGAAAGGGGTCTCGGTTGAGGAACTGACAAGCGCCGTTCGGCGTGTCGTCGAGGGAGGCACCATCGTCAACCCCGAACTTCTCGACAAGGTCATGCGCCTCTTCCGACAGATGACGCGAGGATCGGCGAGAGAGGAGCTTCTCATCCCGGTCAATGCGGCAGGCGGGAACGCCTTGACGAAGACGGAGAGGCAGATTGCGCAGCTCGTGGGGCGCGGGCTGTCGAATAAGGAGATCGCGGCAAAACTCCACTTCTCCGAGGGGACGATACGCAACGGGCTTTCCGCCGCGCTCGCCAAGCTTGAGCTGCGCGACCGCACACAGCTTGCCATCTGGGCAGTGCAGACGGGCCTCGCGAAAGAGACGCTGCCATGA
- a CDS encoding methyl-accepting chemotaxis protein, translating into MKLKPRLMLSIGVPLLITFLIMGGVIYSMASSALSEATRTSLENMSARYGESIEAISQRNAAIVNTLAGSWNDGLPEDEMIQSEVKRLVHENPAISLAAFGLPDGRYITSGTASADYDPRVRSWYKEAIASNDYVVSDPYTSASTGKTVISLSKAVRVDGEIVGVLLVNVDLASIHDALADVKVGKNGYLFVMDRNSAYVYHPKYSLEEKLTDIDGGAYKDFAEKLLQGGAHIVEYNFQGEDRFYATYPINSVNWTLVLGIEESEAFEAVTAMSVAIAVICAVAFAVLGAIVFFVLNTVTNPVAFLAETANHIANGDLSHKIPQSDRTDEVGALQNSFMKMVTFLREIVSSMAKAAEQVSASSQELTANANQTATASQTAAEAVVMIAEQSAEQNNLVEIASDKADGMNRQMEVISKVVADVTGSADSTQTATKEGIVVLEKVIAGVESLSAGAAKVGEAVQKLYEGSKSIAEINETVTDIAGQTKLLALNAAIEAARAGEQGRGFAVVADEVRKLAEQSESAASEISGVIGQNSAQIQSAFDLTKEQQSEFKENVEQVKVAGDKFDAIATLIESLSTEIQKVAEVSEQIKKDTTETGDSVRQIATMAHAVQEKATDVSAVSEEQAASTEEIAASSHTLSDLAQEMQADVQKFKL; encoded by the coding sequence ATGAAGTTAAAGCCGAGGCTGATGCTGAGCATAGGAGTTCCGCTGCTCATCACATTCCTGATCATGGGCGGCGTCATCTATTCGATGGCTTCGAGCGCCCTGTCCGAAGCGACGAGGACGTCGCTCGAAAACATGTCCGCCCGCTACGGAGAGTCGATTGAGGCGATTTCGCAGCGCAACGCGGCGATCGTCAATACGCTCGCGGGTTCTTGGAACGACGGACTCCCCGAGGATGAGATGATTCAGAGCGAAGTAAAGCGTCTCGTCCATGAGAATCCGGCGATCAGCCTGGCCGCTTTCGGCCTGCCGGACGGCAGATACATCACGTCGGGCACGGCAAGCGCCGACTACGATCCGCGCGTTCGTTCCTGGTACAAGGAGGCAATCGCTTCCAACGACTACGTTGTTTCCGATCCGTATACGTCCGCGTCGACAGGGAAGACGGTCATTTCGCTTTCGAAGGCGGTTCGCGTGGACGGCGAGATCGTGGGCGTCCTCCTCGTCAACGTTGATTTGGCATCGATTCACGATGCGCTCGCGGATGTCAAGGTGGGCAAGAACGGCTACCTCTTCGTCATGGACCGCAACTCGGCGTATGTCTATCATCCGAAGTATTCGCTTGAAGAGAAGCTCACAGACATCGACGGCGGCGCTTATAAGGATTTTGCAGAGAAGCTGCTTCAGGGCGGAGCACATATCGTCGAGTACAACTTCCAGGGGGAGGATCGATTCTACGCGACATATCCGATCAATTCCGTAAACTGGACGCTCGTCCTCGGCATTGAGGAATCGGAGGCATTTGAGGCTGTCACCGCGATGTCCGTTGCGATTGCCGTGATCTGTGCCGTTGCGTTTGCCGTTCTCGGCGCCATCGTATTCTTTGTGTTGAATACCGTTACGAATCCCGTCGCATTCCTCGCCGAGACGGCGAACCATATCGCCAACGGCGACCTTTCGCATAAGATTCCGCAGTCGGATCGCACGGATGAGGTCGGAGCCCTGCAGAACAGCTTCATGAAGATGGTTACCTTCCTGCGGGAGATCGTCTCTTCGATGGCAAAGGCTGCCGAGCAGGTCTCCGCGTCGAGCCAGGAGCTCACGGCGAACGCCAACCAGACGGCGACCGCTTCGCAGACGGCGGCGGAAGCCGTCGTCATGATTGCCGAGCAGTCCGCGGAGCAGAACAATTTGGTGGAGATTGCCTCCGACAAGGCGGACGGCATGAATCGGCAGATGGAGGTCATATCGAAGGTGGTCGCCGACGTTACCGGCTCCGCCGACTCCACGCAGACAGCCACGAAGGAGGGCATTGTTGTCCTCGAAAAGGTCATTGCGGGTGTTGAAAGCCTTTCCGCCGGTGCGGCGAAGGTCGGCGAAGCCGTCCAGAAGCTCTACGAGGGGTCCAAGTCGATCGCGGAGATCAACGAGACGGTCACCGACATTGCCGGTCAGACGAAGCTTCTTGCGCTCAATGCCGCCATTGAAGCGGCGCGCGCCGGCGAGCAGGGCAGAGGCTTTGCCGTCGTCGCCGACGAAGTCCGCAAGCTTGCCGAGCAGTCCGAGAGCGCGGCGTCCGAGATCAGCGGCGTCATCGGGCAGAACTCCGCACAGATTCAGTCCGCCTTTGACTTGACGAAGGAGCAGCAGTCGGAATTCAAGGAGAACGTCGAACAGGTCAAGGTTGCCGGTGACAAATTTGATGCTATCGCCACCCTGATCGAGAGCCTCTCGACGGAGATTCAGAAAGTCGCGGAGGTCAGCGAACAGATCAAGAAGGATACGACCGAGACGGGCGACTCCGTCCGACAGATTGCCACAATGGCACATGCCGTACAGGAGAAGGCGACCGACGTCTCCGCCGTCTCCGAAGAGCAGGCGGCATCCACCGAAGAGATTGCGGCATCCTCGCATACACTCTCCGATCTGGCGCAGGAGATGCAGGCAGACGTGCAGAAGTTCAAACTGTAA
- a CDS encoding 4Fe-4S dicluster domain-containing protein, with product MPMEQKEMAMFYDIERCSGCRACMVACKQWHDNEADFSTPFEGQFQSHADFTPSTYTVVRFNERTDKEGKFHWDIWKTQCMHCQDPACLKGCPEDAIVRRETGAVVIDHDKCVGCGYCNTNCPWGVPRVDPKTNKSHKCDLCFDRMENGMEPSCSKTCTAQALVWGPIHKMRELAHKRLDEIKEKYPDANLYGVEPNGVGGTHMMYLLPERPSVYGFPEDPKTPASVDLYKTIVKPAGQAVVAAAAVGVAGLWGLTSLIKKRADENAKKGDE from the coding sequence ATGCCAATGGAGCAGAAAGAAATGGCGATGTTCTACGACATCGAACGCTGCAGCGGCTGCCGTGCCTGCATGGTCGCATGCAAGCAATGGCACGACAACGAGGCCGACTTCTCCACCCCCTTTGAGGGGCAGTTCCAGTCACACGCGGACTTTACACCTTCGACCTACACCGTTGTCCGCTTCAACGAGCGGACCGACAAAGAGGGCAAGTTCCACTGGGATATCTGGAAGACCCAGTGCATGCACTGTCAGGATCCGGCATGCCTGAAAGGCTGCCCGGAGGATGCCATCGTGCGTCGTGAGACAGGCGCCGTCGTCATCGACCACGATAAGTGCGTCGGCTGCGGCTATTGCAACACCAACTGTCCGTGGGGCGTCCCGCGCGTCGACCCCAAGACGAACAAATCCCACAAGTGCGATCTCTGCTTTGACCGCATGGAAAACGGCATGGAGCCCTCCTGCTCCAAGACGTGTACGGCACAGGCGCTCGTGTGGGGACCGATCCACAAGATGCGCGAGCTCGCGCACAAGCGCCTCGATGAGATAAAGGAAAAGTATCCGGACGCAAACCTCTACGGCGTTGAGCCGAACGGCGTCGGCGGTACGCACATGATGTATCTGCTCCCCGAGAGACCCTCCGTCTACGGCTTCCCTGAGGATCCGAAGACACCGGCATCCGTCGATCTTTACAAGACGATCGTCAAGCCGGCGGGACAGGCGGTCGTCGCGGCTGCCGCAGTCGGCGTCGCCGGATTGTGGGGACTTACGAGCCTCATCAAGAAGCGCGCGGATGAAAACGCGAAGAAAGGGGATGAGTAA
- the fdhD gene encoding formate dehydrogenase accessory sulfurtransferase FdhD: MQDPREEEIVSCPVIRFNAADRRFVPDIRQTSVECALDICVNGKYHSTSLCSPGRYEDLVAGILAQCGLVAAKKDILSMKIDEEKHRADVIVVDGQSAYVTQKGRHLTHEIVEELLHAEPPLFASEGRDLRIRGTKLLAVVDHLLSELAVTHEVTNGVHSGILYDPTKDEILTFCEDIGRHNVFDKLYGWAILNDISVADKMIVFSGRCSTEMMMKLGRMGIPAVAAKSVPTTLSIRFAEKFGITLCARMRPGSVCVYTHPFRVVAD; the protein is encoded by the coding sequence ATGCAGGATCCGCGAGAAGAAGAAATTGTTTCTTGCCCCGTTATCCGGTTCAATGCCGCCGACAGACGATTTGTTCCCGATATCCGACAAACGTCCGTTGAGTGCGCGCTGGACATCTGCGTCAACGGCAAGTACCACAGCACGTCGCTCTGCTCGCCCGGCCGGTATGAAGATCTCGTTGCGGGCATCCTTGCGCAGTGCGGTCTCGTGGCGGCAAAGAAGGACATCCTATCGATGAAGATCGACGAGGAAAAACACCGCGCGGATGTCATTGTTGTCGATGGGCAGTCGGCGTATGTCACGCAGAAGGGGCGCCATCTGACGCATGAGATCGTGGAGGAACTCCTGCACGCGGAGCCGCCGCTCTTCGCGTCGGAGGGAAGAGATCTCCGGATCCGCGGAACAAAGCTCCTTGCGGTCGTCGATCACCTCCTGTCGGAGCTCGCGGTGACGCATGAGGTCACGAACGGCGTCCACAGCGGGATCCTCTACGACCCGACGAAAGATGAGATTCTCACGTTTTGCGAGGACATCGGGCGTCATAATGTCTTTGACAAGCTCTACGGCTGGGCGATTTTGAACGATATCAGCGTAGCGGACAAGATGATCGTGTTCTCCGGCCGGTGCTCGACAGAGATGATGATGAAGCTGGGCCGCATGGGGATCCCCGCGGTTGCGGCAAAATCGGTGCCGACGACGCTCTCCATCCGATTCGCCGAGAAGTTCGGCATCACGCTCTGTGCCCGCATGCGGCCGGGAAGCGTCTGCGTTTACACGCATCCCTTCCGCGTTGTCGCGGACTGA
- the fdnG gene encoding formate dehydrogenase-N subunit alpha, producing MDMTRRDFIKVTGLGTVGAALASFGVDMKPAKAALREFKLTGAKEFTTVCHFCACGCGQIGYVKNGKLIQLEGAVDNPVNRGGLCPKGLGYATVPNSDQRPMKPLYRAPYSDKWEEISWEEAIDKAARAMKRARDEGWKQTEMINGETVTVNRTDALGLLGGSQINNEELYQLVKIARAMGMSYIDNQTRVCHSSTPPALSGAFGRGAMTHHFGSFHDAKLIWIEGSNMAECHPLGIKNVMEAKKKGAVIVNVDIRFTRTSKIADHFFQVRPGTDIAFLGGIINYIIQNNLYDADYVRKNTNAYCLLRDDFAFDDGIFSGYDEKKRKYSMETWGYALGPDGKPLKAMQIDAPNTVFSRLKEHFSKYTLEKAAEISGCPAEQIKQAAEIFAANRPGMMAYALGMTQHTIGAQNIRCFTIVQLLLGNIGVQGGGIAALRGQPNVQASTDYGIMFQYMPSYLGMPTEKTNTLAKWTNYYGTFRAKFMKNLLKAWFGAAATPENDYRFDLLTIRNTTIPPHSIYAMFDAAVRDEIKTFFCIGQNPLVTLANLNHVYDGLTHIDTVIGEDIFLNETYCFWQKPGVDPKTIKTEVVFLPAASYLEREGSLNNSMRMMQWRMKGPDPVGDSKPDYEILDMLWRRIRELYADSTEKKDEVIKLLTWNYGQGPEMVQNLLKECNGYDVATGRMLKGIGEIKDDGSTACGMWIFAGVYGDGNRTMRRGQKDEGGRGIYPEYAWVWPDNIHVLYNTASCDEMGQPRDKDRSLVWWDAVKGRWEGYDVPDVWSRTLGPDTPQGQQPFRMNAEGIGRLFCADYTDKVNGVSRDHSGTPVDGPLPAHYEPVESPIKNPMYSEHTKAQFNPCVIYPRVESAHPIGTKDKFPYVLSSSGICEHWCSGTVTRNVPWLNELVKEPFVEISAELAKELGISPGQMVKVSSARGSVKVKVMVTGRARPLKSAGETVHTVWMPYSWGFIGLSKGESTNYLTIDALEPNVQIQEFKACLVNIEKV from the coding sequence ATGGATATGACGAGACGTGACTTTATCAAGGTCACAGGACTCGGCACGGTCGGCGCGGCTCTCGCAAGCTTCGGCGTCGATATGAAGCCTGCGAAGGCGGCTCTTCGCGAGTTCAAGCTGACGGGCGCGAAGGAGTTCACGACGGTTTGTCATTTCTGCGCCTGCGGCTGCGGCCAGATCGGCTACGTTAAGAACGGTAAGCTCATCCAGCTGGAAGGCGCCGTCGACAACCCCGTCAACCGCGGCGGACTCTGTCCAAAGGGGCTCGGCTACGCGACGGTTCCGAATTCCGATCAGCGTCCGATGAAGCCACTCTATCGCGCTCCTTACTCCGACAAGTGGGAAGAAATCAGTTGGGAAGAGGCCATCGACAAGGCTGCCCGCGCTATGAAAAGAGCGCGCGACGAAGGCTGGAAGCAGACCGAGATGATCAACGGCGAGACCGTCACTGTCAACCGCACCGACGCGCTCGGACTTCTCGGCGGTTCGCAGATCAACAACGAGGAGCTTTACCAGCTCGTCAAGATCGCTCGCGCCATGGGCATGTCCTACATCGACAACCAGACCCGTGTCTGTCATTCCTCGACGCCGCCGGCGCTCTCGGGGGCTTTCGGCCGCGGTGCCATGACGCACCATTTTGGCAGCTTCCACGACGCGAAGCTCATCTGGATTGAAGGCTCCAACATGGCGGAGTGTCATCCGCTCGGCATCAAGAATGTCATGGAGGCAAAGAAGAAGGGCGCCGTCATCGTCAACGTTGATATTCGCTTCACGCGCACGTCTAAGATTGCCGACCACTTTTTCCAGGTTCGTCCGGGCACGGATATCGCCTTCCTCGGCGGCATTATCAATTACATTATCCAAAACAACCTGTACGACGCGGACTATGTCCGTAAGAACACGAACGCTTACTGTCTGCTGCGCGACGACTTCGCCTTTGACGACGGTATTTTCTCCGGCTACGATGAGAAAAAGCGCAAGTACAGCATGGAGACGTGGGGTTATGCCCTTGGTCCCGACGGCAAGCCGCTTAAGGCGATGCAGATCGATGCGCCCAACACGGTCTTCAGCCGCTTGAAGGAGCACTTCTCCAAGTACACGCTCGAGAAGGCAGCGGAGATTTCGGGCTGTCCGGCAGAGCAAATCAAGCAGGCGGCGGAGATTTTTGCGGCGAATCGTCCGGGCATGATGGCGTACGCGCTCGGCATGACGCAGCACACGATCGGAGCGCAGAACATCCGCTGCTTCACCATTGTGCAGCTGCTCCTCGGCAACATCGGCGTACAGGGCGGCGGCATCGCAGCGCTTCGCGGTCAGCCGAACGTGCAGGCGTCGACGGACTACGGCATCATGTTCCAGTATATGCCGTCGTATCTTGGCATGCCGACAGAGAAGACGAACACGCTTGCGAAGTGGACGAACTACTACGGCACTTTCCGCGCGAAGTTCATGAAGAACCTGCTGAAGGCATGGTTCGGCGCCGCGGCGACGCCGGAGAACGACTATCGCTTCGATCTCCTGACCATCCGCAATACGACCATCCCGCCGCATTCCATTTACGCGATGTTCGACGCGGCTGTCCGCGATGAGATCAAGACATTCTTCTGCATCGGACAGAACCCGCTCGTCACGCTGGCGAACCTCAACCACGTCTACGACGGGCTCACGCATATCGACACGGTCATCGGCGAGGACATCTTCCTCAACGAGACATATTGCTTCTGGCAGAAGCCGGGCGTCGATCCGAAGACGATCAAGACCGAGGTCGTATTCCTCCCCGCGGCTTCCTATCTCGAACGCGAGGGCTCGCTCAACAACTCCATGCGCATGATGCAGTGGCGTATGAAGGGACCGGACCCGGTCGGCGACTCCAAGCCCGACTACGAGATCCTCGATATGCTCTGGCGCCGCATCCGCGAGCTCTACGCCGACTCGACGGAGAAGAAGGACGAGGTCATCAAGCTTCTCACATGGAATTACGGACAGGGGCCGGAGATGGTGCAGAATCTCCTCAAGGAGTGCAACGGCTACGACGTCGCGACAGGGCGTATGCTCAAGGGCATCGGCGAGATCAAAGACGACGGCTCGACCGCGTGCGGCATGTGGATCTTCGCCGGCGTCTACGGCGACGGCAACCGTACGATGCGCCGCGGACAGAAGGACGAAGGCGGCCGCGGGATCTATCCGGAGTATGCGTGGGTATGGCCGGACAACATCCACGTTCTCTACAACACAGCATCCTGCGATGAGATGGGACAGCCGCGCGACAAGGATCGCTCGCTGGTCTGGTGGGATGCGGTGAAAGGGCGCTGGGAAGGCTACGATGTCCCCGACGTTTGGAGCCGCACGCTCGGCCCCGATACGCCGCAGGGACAGCAGCCGTTCCGCATGAATGCGGAAGGCATCGGCCGCCTCTTCTGCGCCGACTACACGGACAAGGTCAACGGCGTCTCCCGCGATCATTCGGGCACACCGGTCGACGGCCCGCTGCCGGCGCACTACGAGCCGGTGGAGAGCCCCATTAAGAACCCGATGTACAGCGAGCATACGAAGGCGCAGTTCAACCCGTGCGTCATCTATCCGCGCGTCGAGAGCGCGCATCCGATCGGAACGAAGGACAAGTTCCCCTACGTGCTCTCTTCCTCCGGCATCTGCGAGCACTGGTGCTCGGGCACCGTCACGCGCAACGTGCCGTGGCTCAACGAGCTCGTTAAGGAGCCGTTCGTCGAGATCAGCGCCGAGCTGGCGAAAGAACTCGGCATCAGCCCGGGACAGATGGTCAAGGTGTCCTCCGCGCGCGGCTCCGTCAAGGTGAAGGTAATGGTCACAGGCCGCGCAAGACCGCTCAAGTCCGCCGGAGAGACCGTCCATACCGTATGGATGCCGTACTCGTGGGGCTTCATCGGGCTTTCCAAGGGCGAGTCGACGAACTATCTCACGATCGATGCCCTGGAGCCGAACGTGCAGATACAGGAATTCAAAGCCTGCCTCGTCAATATCGAGAAGGTATAG
- a CDS encoding formate dehydrogenase accessory protein FdhE, protein MKRRIVDPQVKLNEYLEQHPFLAETAALHQSMQEVAAKTVKPVDLPENKEDTKLGIPLLQQTAAKTALLEAAPTAYLHLLTGLSKVESFPKRLQETLRGFRAYMQKARVDRRRRILRMLLEQLDEDIRLWALQEGQEETILRMTGWLLIDHLVPDVYRDAERYEEEGVWQKPYCPVCGRLPVLSQLAKQAEGRKRYLVCDGCRTKWVYKRVGCVYCGNDDLQKMHILDTEKEPMVRLDVCDACKSYLKTINREDDPFIYLQDWTTLHMDLLAENEGFTKRGSIMAGNPANE, encoded by the coding sequence ATGAAGAGAAGAATTGTCGATCCTCAAGTCAAGCTGAACGAATACCTGGAGCAACACCCCTTCTTGGCGGAGACGGCAGCTCTTCATCAGTCCATGCAGGAGGTCGCAGCGAAAACGGTCAAGCCCGTCGACCTTCCCGAAAACAAAGAGGATACGAAGCTGGGGATTCCCCTGCTGCAGCAGACGGCGGCAAAGACCGCTCTGCTGGAGGCCGCGCCGACAGCGTACCTCCATCTTCTGACGGGACTGTCGAAAGTCGAGAGCTTTCCGAAGCGGCTGCAGGAGACACTCAGAGGCTTCCGAGCATATATGCAGAAGGCGCGCGTTGACAGACGCCGCCGCATTCTCCGCATGCTCTTGGAGCAGCTCGATGAAGATATCAGGCTTTGGGCCTTGCAGGAGGGTCAGGAAGAGACAATCCTGCGCATGACCGGCTGGCTGCTCATCGATCATCTTGTCCCCGACGTCTATCGGGATGCGGAGCGCTATGAAGAGGAAGGCGTGTGGCAGAAGCCATACTGCCCCGTCTGCGGGCGATTGCCCGTCCTCTCCCAGCTTGCCAAGCAGGCGGAGGGACGCAAGCGCTACCTCGTCTGCGACGGCTGCCGCACGAAGTGGGTCTACAAGCGCGTCGGCTGCGTCTACTGCGGCAACGACGACCTCCAAAAGATGCACATCCTGGACACCGAGAAAGAACCGATGGTGCGCCTCGATGTCTGCGATGCGTGCAAGAGCTATCTCAAGACGATCAATCGGGAAGATGATCCCTTCATCTACCTGCAGGACTGGACGACACTCCACATGGATCTCCTGGCGGAAAATGAAGGCTTCACGAAACGGGGAAGCATCATGGCAGGAAATCCTGCGAACGAATAA
- a CDS encoding sensor histidine kinase, translating into MGMKAATKSYAVLYGFNVLVVLAMASFFFITSEKIVRTYQARDFLERVPVLPMAASEELFLLLLLFAALIFCSLFFRRLQPSYWSYVFLALEVTLTLCILRLLHLAYDGILLLVVVDLMAAYRGRHPELVLIVTLFLIYTIGNAELMRQAFVVVPFEAYLSYYDSAAQGMIRALFGFFRAVNLILFVHSIYRLLREQSEEKEEILRLNEELEDANFRLRAYALEAEEAAETRERNRLAREIHDTIGHVLTGLAASLDACIATFRVAPEFTEKELPKLRETTQKGIRDIRRSVKKLRPETLEDLPFEAAIRETVARYAEQTGMEVELSMVNIPPLRADMEDSVYRIVQEGMTNAHRHGKATRVDLTIARVGEKLHVGVHDNGMGSPVIVPDFGLRHMEERVALLGGTIKFSGMNGFLIEAMLPIAEKSEGGI; encoded by the coding sequence ATGGGAATGAAAGCGGCGACGAAGAGCTATGCCGTCCTCTACGGGTTTAACGTGCTCGTCGTGCTGGCGATGGCGAGTTTTTTCTTCATCACGAGCGAGAAGATTGTCCGGACGTATCAGGCGCGGGACTTTTTGGAGCGAGTCCCTGTTCTTCCGATGGCGGCAAGCGAGGAACTGTTTTTGCTGCTGCTTCTTTTTGCGGCGCTCATCTTCTGCAGTCTTTTCTTCCGGCGTCTGCAGCCGTCCTATTGGAGTTACGTTTTTCTCGCGCTTGAGGTCACTCTCACGCTCTGCATCCTGCGACTTTTGCACCTCGCTTACGACGGGATCCTGCTGCTCGTCGTTGTCGACCTGATGGCGGCGTATCGGGGCAGGCACCCCGAGCTCGTGCTCATCGTGACGCTCTTTCTCATTTATACGATCGGAAACGCGGAGCTCATGCGGCAGGCGTTCGTTGTCGTGCCGTTTGAGGCGTATCTATCCTACTATGACAGCGCCGCGCAGGGCATGATTCGAGCTCTGTTTGGCTTCTTCCGGGCAGTAAATCTGATCCTCTTCGTTCACTCGATCTATCGTCTTTTGCGGGAGCAGTCGGAGGAAAAGGAAGAGATCCTGCGGCTCAACGAAGAGCTCGAGGATGCGAACTTCCGCCTGCGGGCATACGCGCTGGAAGCGGAAGAGGCGGCGGAGACGCGTGAGCGCAATCGCCTCGCACGGGAGATCCACGATACGATCGGACACGTCCTGACAGGCCTGGCGGCGAGTCTCGACGCGTGCATAGCGACATTCCGCGTCGCGCCGGAGTTCACGGAAAAGGAGCTGCCAAAGCTCCGTGAGACGACGCAGAAGGGGATCCGGGATATACGCCGATCCGTCAAGAAGCTTCGTCCCGAGACATTGGAGGACCTGCCGTTCGAGGCGGCGATTCGGGAAACCGTCGCCCGCTACGCGGAGCAGACGGGGATGGAGGTGGAGCTCTCGATGGTCAACATCCCGCCGCTTCGCGCGGATATGGAGGATTCCGTCTACCGCATCGTGCAGGAGGGCATGACGAACGCGCATCGCCACGGCAAGGCGACGCGGGTCGATCTGACGATTGCGCGCGTGGGCGAAAAGCTGCACGTCGGCGTGCATGACAACGGCATGGGATCGCCGGTGATTGTGCCCGATTTCGGGCTTCGCCACATGGAGGAACGCGTCGCTCTTCTCGGAGGGACGATCAAGTTTTCGGGCATGAACGGGTTCCTGATTGAGGCGATGCTGCCGATCGCGGAAAAGAGCGAAGGAGGGATATGA